In a single window of the Pseudomonadota bacterium genome:
- a CDS encoding GNAT family N-acetyltransferase, translating into MVTIEVRDTVMADRPAWQRMWSANCKHFGASIPEADDHELWRRLMDPANPVGSLVASASDSEGLLVGFAHYVLHPHTFSRRMVCYLEDLWVEPAARGAGIGRRLIEALIARGRDLGWQRLYWHTAADNAAARALYDRIARATNHVRYDITLR; encoded by the coding sequence ATGGTGACGATCGAAGTTCGCGACACCGTGATGGCAGATCGGCCGGCGTGGCAGCGGATGTGGTCGGCCAATTGCAAGCATTTCGGCGCCTCGATCCCGGAGGCCGATGACCACGAATTGTGGCGCCGGCTCATGGATCCGGCAAACCCGGTGGGCAGCTTGGTGGCGAGCGCATCCGACTCCGAAGGATTGCTGGTCGGCTTTGCGCATTATGTGCTTCATCCGCACACCTTCAGCCGCCGGATGGTCTGCTACCTCGAGGACCTTTGGGTCGAGCCCGCCGCCCGCGGCGCCGGGATCGGGCGCCGGCTCATCGAGGCGCTGATTGCGCGCGGCCGGGACCTGGGCTGGCAGCGACTATACTGGCATACCGCGGCTGACAACGCGGCGGCCCGCGCTCTCTACGACCGCATTGCGCGCGCCACCAATCACGTCCGCTACGACATCACCCTGCGATGA